A portion of the Mesobacillus sp. AQ2 genome contains these proteins:
- a CDS encoding N-acetylmuramoyl-L-alanine amidase — MKLYLDPGHGGSDPGAQGNGLREKDLTLDIALKLRSILENNYKNVEIRMSRTGDVTKSLVQRTDEANSWDADFYLSIHINSDNGSASGYEDYIYSSLSNNSSTANYRDTIHTEVMKLNQLNDRGKKNADFHVLRESKMDAMLSENGFIDNAQDAALMKQESWRRDVARGHANGIAKASNLTPKDNVDREESATDSVQSLHKVIAGSFKDRSNADQLAADLKAKRFESFVTTDEISGETWYRVQAGAFSNRENAETLIKQIESQGIDAFITTD; from the coding sequence ATGAAACTATATTTAGATCCTGGCCACGGCGGCTCGGATCCTGGCGCGCAGGGAAATGGTCTCCGTGAAAAGGATTTGACCCTCGATATTGCGCTTAAACTCCGTTCAATACTGGAAAATAACTATAAAAACGTTGAAATCAGGATGAGCAGGACAGGCGATGTCACGAAAAGTCTGGTTCAGCGTACTGATGAAGCCAATTCATGGGATGCTGATTTTTATCTGTCGATCCACATAAACTCTGACAATGGTTCAGCCAGCGGGTACGAGGATTATATCTATAGCAGCCTTTCAAATAATTCATCAACCGCGAATTACCGCGATACCATCCACACTGAAGTCATGAAACTGAACCAGCTCAATGACCGCGGCAAGAAGAATGCCGATTTTCATGTTCTACGAGAATCAAAGATGGATGCCATGCTCTCAGAAAACGGCTTTATCGATAATGCCCAGGATGCCGCCCTCATGAAGCAGGAATCCTGGCGACGCGATGTTGCCCGGGGACATGCCAATGGCATTGCGAAAGCATCCAATCTGACACCGAAGGATAATGTCGATCGGGAAGAATCAGCGACCGATAGCGTACAATCTCTACACAAAGTGATTGCCGGTTCTTTTAAGGATAGATCGAATGCTGATCAGCTAGCCGCAGACCTGAAAGCAAAAAGGTTTGAAAGCTTCGTAACAACTGATGAGATTTCAGGCGAGACCTGGTACCGTGTACAAGCTGGGGCCTTTTCGAATCGTGAAAATGCAGAAACTCTGATCAAGCAGATTGAAAGCCAGGGAATCGATGCATTTATCACGACAGACTAA
- a CDS encoding SDR family oxidoreductase: MAKTIFITGAGSGLGRGASLGLAKKGHRVIATTELTSQKTDLMREAEDLGLDMEVFKLDITNARDREQIREYDFDVFVANAAINEGGPLAEVPMDRIRALFEVNVFATLETVQIAARKLVEKGSGKIIFMSSMAGISATPYVGPYTATKHAIEGIAQTMKSELAEFNVKVATINPGAFETGFNKRAAEEKWKWYDEEKNFTRKEDMEKQEEGLKDQFDPEDMIAKMVEVIPADHHKFRTVYPEETEKQLKKTQEERWTMDI, encoded by the coding sequence ATGGCGAAAACGATTTTCATCACGGGTGCCGGGAGCGGTCTTGGCCGAGGAGCGTCTCTGGGCCTGGCGAAAAAGGGTCACCGTGTGATTGCGACGACGGAGCTGACTTCGCAGAAGACGGATTTGATGCGAGAGGCTGAGGATCTTGGACTTGATATGGAAGTGTTCAAGCTTGATATAACCAATGCGCGGGATCGTGAACAGATCCGTGAATATGATTTTGATGTGTTTGTCGCGAATGCGGCGATCAATGAGGGCGGACCGCTGGCCGAGGTGCCGATGGATCGGATCCGCGCGCTTTTTGAAGTGAACGTGTTTGCCACGCTTGAAACGGTGCAAATCGCAGCGCGAAAGCTGGTGGAGAAAGGCAGCGGGAAAATCATTTTCATGAGCTCGATGGCTGGCATATCGGCTACGCCTTATGTTGGACCTTATACGGCTACCAAGCATGCAATTGAAGGAATCGCGCAAACAATGAAGTCAGAGCTTGCGGAATTCAATGTGAAAGTGGCGACGATTAACCCTGGAGCATTTGAAACGGGCTTCAATAAGCGTGCAGCTGAGGAGAAATGGAAGTGGTACGATGAGGAGAAGAATTTTACCAGGAAAGAGGATATGGAAAAGCAGGAAGAAGGACTGAAGGATCAGTTTGATCCTGAGGACATGATCGCAAAAATGGTTGAGGTCATTCCTGCCGACCATCATAAATTCCGGACGGTCTATCCAGAGGAGACGGAAAAGCAGCTTAAAAAGACGCAAGAAGAGAGATGGACGATGGACATCTGA
- the pepF gene encoding oligoendopeptidase F yields the protein MTKSNERLKRQDVDQEQTWDLTALFETREDWERELKAVKEDLPKVTQYKGKLGNSAAELLECLEAREKLLERLNLVSMYADLRQSVDHSDSERQKDAAFASDAQSIVNAELAFAETEIIKLPKGKLESFLNEEPGLDPFKKYLSDLQDRKQYALSEETEGTLAALGSLFSSPYNIYNRGKLSDMQFVPFIDDEENEIPLSFALYAGKYASSPSSTVRRNSYESFNKTLNRYKHTFAATYATQVNQEVTMARLRNYESATAMLLHDQQVTQEMYDNQLDVIQKELAPHMRRYANLKKRVLGLEKMKNADLKAPLDPDYKIETSYEEAAETVKEALEIMGPEYSEMIKMAFSERWVDYADNVGKSTGAFCSSPYGAHPYVLMTWPDTMRGAFTLAHELGHAGHFYLAGKNQRMTNTRPSRYFIEAPSTMNEMLLGNHLLKNTNDTRKRRWVILQLLGTYYHNFVTHLLEGELQRRVYNLAEKGEPLTADLLSKLKLEVLKNFWGNSVEMDEGAGLTWMHQPHYYMGLYPYTYSAGLTISTLVSRQILEEGKPAVEKWLEVLKAGGTMKPLDLIKKAGVDMSRPEPIHEAVEYVGKLITELEESYEQ from the coding sequence ATGACGAAATCAAATGAACGATTGAAAAGGCAGGATGTGGATCAAGAACAGACATGGGATTTGACGGCTCTTTTTGAAACGAGAGAGGACTGGGAGAGGGAACTGAAGGCTGTCAAGGAAGATTTGCCGAAAGTTACTCAATATAAGGGGAAGCTTGGGAATAGTGCAGCTGAACTGCTCGAATGCCTTGAGGCAAGAGAGAAGCTGTTGGAGCGTCTTAACCTTGTCTCGATGTATGCAGATTTGCGGCAATCGGTTGACCATTCCGATTCTGAAAGGCAGAAGGATGCGGCTTTCGCAAGTGATGCCCAGTCGATTGTCAATGCGGAGCTGGCTTTTGCAGAGACGGAAATCATCAAGCTTCCGAAAGGGAAACTAGAGAGTTTTTTAAATGAGGAGCCAGGATTAGACCCTTTCAAAAAGTATTTAAGCGACCTGCAGGATCGGAAGCAGTATGCACTTAGTGAGGAAACGGAGGGAACGCTGGCAGCTCTCGGTTCATTGTTCAGTTCGCCTTACAATATTTATAATCGCGGCAAATTGTCTGATATGCAATTCGTTCCTTTTATTGATGATGAGGAAAATGAAATTCCTTTATCTTTTGCTTTGTATGCAGGAAAATATGCCTCATCACCTTCCAGCACGGTAAGGCGGAATTCATATGAATCTTTTAACAAGACCTTGAACCGTTATAAACATACCTTTGCTGCAACCTACGCAACCCAGGTGAATCAAGAAGTGACCATGGCCAGGCTAAGGAATTATGAGTCTGCCACGGCAATGCTTCTGCATGATCAGCAGGTCACCCAGGAGATGTACGATAACCAGCTGGATGTCATTCAGAAAGAATTGGCTCCGCATATGAGGCGCTATGCAAATTTAAAAAAGCGTGTCTTAGGCCTGGAAAAGATGAAAAACGCCGATCTTAAAGCCCCTTTGGACCCGGATTATAAAATAGAGACTAGCTACGAGGAAGCGGCTGAAACAGTGAAAGAAGCGTTAGAAATAATGGGGCCAGAGTACAGCGAGATGATCAAGATGGCTTTTTCCGAGAGATGGGTTGATTATGCGGACAATGTAGGGAAAAGTACGGGTGCTTTTTGCTCGAGTCCATATGGCGCACATCCATACGTTTTGATGACATGGCCAGATACGATGCGCGGCGCATTCACACTCGCCCATGAATTGGGCCATGCCGGCCATTTTTACCTGGCAGGTAAAAATCAGAGGATGACGAACACCCGCCCCTCTAGGTACTTTATCGAAGCGCCGTCAACGATGAACGAGATGCTTCTTGGAAATCATTTATTGAAAAACACAAACGACACTCGTAAAAGGCGCTGGGTCATCCTGCAGTTATTGGGGACATATTATCATAATTTTGTTACCCACCTGCTTGAGGGAGAGCTCCAACGCAGGGTATACAATCTGGCCGAAAAGGGAGAACCGTTGACAGCAGATTTATTATCCAAGTTAAAATTGGAGGTTTTGAAAAATTTCTGGGGAAATTCTGTTGAAATGGATGAAGGAGCCGGCCTGACCTGGATGCATCAGCCACACTACTATATGGGCTTATATCCATATACGTATTCTGCCGGATTAACCATCTCCACGCTGGTTTCCCGGCAAATACTTGAAGAAGGCAAGCCGGCAGTGGAAAAATGGCTCGAAGTGTTGAAGGCTGGAGGTACGATGAAGCCATTGGACTTAATCAAAAAGGCAGGAGTCGACATGTCCAGGCCGGAACCAATCCATGAGGCAGTTGAATATGTCGGTAAGCTCATCACCGAGCTGGAAGAAAGCTACGAGCAGTAA